Proteins encoded by one window of Zerene cesonia ecotype Mississippi unplaced genomic scaffold, Zerene_cesonia_1.1 Zces_u012, whole genome shotgun sequence:
- the LOC119839349 gene encoding serine hydrolase-like protein yields MMELKEGFVKGPWGNIATLSCGNPKGEKVLLVHGRLDSAATYIPLLRLLPEKYHYVAFDMPGNGKSDPFPKGTILSRFIGVVVIDLVVKRLGWKEFIYFGHSLGAEQGLFYSAIYPKHIKKAIFLDPGPSLNWCRDVSYPVFFKETYENFYDNCHKYDYEKEYTMEEAIKAVRNNRALNEDQAKLILSRNLIEVGPETYKLSWDRRYKNLATFNAPPEYYYELFTLHAPPSLLVCSMDLKPLFYTKRSITAKLVTTWEEKWKNVKTIWVEGTHDLHFTSANKFIHEVLSFLENPVVKSKI; encoded by the exons atgaTGGAATTGAAAGAAGGGTTTGTTAAGGGCCCCTGGGGAAATATTGCAA CGCTATCATGTGGCAACCCCAAAGGCGAGAAGGTGTTGCTAGTACACGGCCGGCTAGACAGCGCTGCTACCTACATACCGTTACTGAGGCTACTGCCTGAGAAATATCACTATGTTGCCTTTGATATGCCGGGCAATGGGAAATCGGATCCATTCCCGAAGG gtaCAATACTGTCTCGCTTCATCGGCGTAGTTGTGATAGATCTGGTCGTAAAACGTCTGGGATGGAAGGAGTTCATCTATTTTGGTCACTCCTTGGGAGCTGAACAGG GCCTATTCTACTCGGCGATCTACCCGAAACACATAAAGAAGGCAATATTCCTTGATCCCGGGCCATCCTTAAACTGGTGCAGAGACGTCAGTTACCCCGTGTTTTTCAAGGAGACATATGAGAATTTCTATGACAACTGTCATAAATATGATTACGAGAAGGAATATACGATGGAGGAAGCAATAAAAGCTGTTAGAAATAACCGAGCTTTGAATGAGGATCAAGCCAAGTTGATACTGTCTAGGAACCTGATTGAAGTTGGCCCGGAGACTTATAA GTTGTCATGGGATCGACGGTATAAAAATTTGGCAACCTTCAACGCACCCCCTGAATACTACTACGAACTATTTACATTACACGCCCCACCCTCCTTGCTAGTATGTTCCATGGACCTAAAACCCTTGTTCTACACAAAGCGTAGTATAACGGCAAAGTTAGTTACGACCTGGGAAGAGAAGTGGAAAAATGTCAAAACAATTTGGGTGGAGGGTACTCACGATTTACATTTTACTAGCGCCAATAAGTTTATACATGAAGTATTGTCGTTTCTAGAGAATCCCGTCGTTAAATCTAAGATTTAG